One region of Pseudoalteromonas galatheae genomic DNA includes:
- a CDS encoding TolB-like translocation protein produces MRALLIIFVAFTSFGLQAKWQTIKTENFNVHYPQPLQQWAYSAANELEVVRDKVLAQQGRALSERADVIIYDPENAANGFALPSTDKPMMALQATPPQADSVIANNTSWQQLLILHEYIHLVHLSQPSRSQWRQHLRDWHDITDLLDAVLPRWVSEGYATLLESRLTGRGRLYDNYSESIVRYYAQQGALPTYSALDNGDKSYLSNSMAYLVGVRFLAWLEDNYGAQTLDAVWTRVQAVESRSFETAFSGAFGAPASQLYRRFIVEYSYQAMQQELALVPTQSELWQRFAYAARDIAFSPDGSQFLVVEQNRKRQVTLNIYENKENVEVIEQFNKRNEAILNADPKDIVDIAPEVFPKKRLAQLDAHNFAGIYYPQWLNTDDIYFVAKTPTADDTFINDLFVWKVGTGKPKQLTKGAGIRRFSIVDANTVIAEVSRLGYSQLVTIELDSGKQTVITTSKLGDVYDFPVLSKENATLAYVHVAPNKRWQLVVKDLSHDTTKIVYLPKSHQYLSGLTWSHDDDKLYFISGVAGHLAVMRYDVTSKILEALPASAKPLEQIITYSQQILVSYATPEGVKVNKIIAPAWRTVSVLEQVDEAERKELHPHQLPVAKIDQTAQPSSDYSVFEQSYSVALSGAFNSASFDSLGVALKGQDVLRRLAWQFGAEKSINNGALMGAFAQLEYRHENWKTTFDAGYQELEADKQSHSPQTNTSNESSFKQFSLSSSYRFGDALNYLAPELGVIRVQHSEKTWSGGRYGFNARTLWDTQQHGVVLQTSAAQWLGELDGFDYQVSLFAKAWQIPFYASVDSRYSSELPLAVGGRALTSTSISNGLHIVSEPMLPHLFATGSRYLGYEFATSWQQGKPKLFYKQHQLDGEVIGQNYGIKMRLPLSRVILGKATDFAPAGLTDLQFSAGVGRVEGHNLTNENRVWFSVWYEL; encoded by the coding sequence ATGCGAGCGCTACTGATAATTTTTGTTGCTTTTACTAGCTTTGGTTTACAGGCTAAGTGGCAAACCATCAAAACCGAAAACTTCAATGTGCATTATCCCCAGCCGCTTCAGCAATGGGCGTATTCTGCAGCAAATGAGCTGGAGGTGGTACGAGATAAAGTGCTGGCACAACAAGGCAGAGCCTTGAGTGAACGTGCAGATGTGATTATTTACGACCCTGAAAATGCGGCCAATGGTTTTGCATTACCCAGCACAGATAAACCAATGATGGCACTGCAAGCGACGCCGCCTCAAGCTGATTCCGTCATCGCAAATAACACCAGTTGGCAGCAATTGCTCATTTTACACGAATATATCCATCTCGTTCATCTATCACAGCCTAGCCGTAGTCAATGGCGACAACACCTCAGAGATTGGCACGATATTACCGACTTGCTCGATGCGGTATTACCGCGTTGGGTCAGCGAAGGTTATGCCACCTTGCTGGAGTCTAGATTAACGGGACGGGGACGTTTATACGATAACTACAGTGAGAGCATTGTGCGTTATTACGCGCAGCAAGGCGCATTACCGACCTATAGCGCTTTAGATAATGGCGACAAGTCTTACCTTTCCAATTCCATGGCGTACTTAGTCGGTGTACGTTTTCTAGCATGGCTTGAGGATAATTATGGTGCACAGACGTTAGATGCCGTGTGGACAAGAGTGCAGGCGGTGGAATCTCGCAGTTTTGAAACCGCATTTAGTGGGGCTTTTGGAGCGCCAGCCAGCCAGTTATATCGTCGCTTTATTGTTGAATATAGCTATCAGGCTATGCAGCAAGAGCTAGCCTTGGTTCCGACACAGAGTGAGCTTTGGCAGCGGTTCGCGTATGCTGCTCGAGATATCGCGTTCTCTCCGGATGGCAGTCAATTTTTGGTGGTAGAGCAAAACCGTAAACGCCAAGTCACACTCAATATCTACGAAAACAAAGAAAATGTAGAAGTTATAGAGCAATTTAATAAGCGCAATGAAGCAATACTAAATGCCGATCCTAAAGATATTGTGGATATCGCACCTGAAGTCTTTCCAAAAAAGCGACTTGCACAGCTTGATGCACATAATTTTGCTGGTATCTATTACCCCCAGTGGCTGAATACCGACGACATTTACTTCGTTGCAAAAACGCCGACTGCAGACGACACCTTTATTAATGATTTGTTTGTATGGAAAGTTGGTACTGGAAAACCTAAGCAACTAACCAAAGGCGCGGGTATTCGTCGCTTTAGTATTGTTGATGCCAATACCGTTATTGCGGAGGTGTCTCGTTTGGGTTACTCACAGCTAGTGACCATAGAGTTGGACTCAGGAAAGCAAACTGTAATTACCACAAGTAAGCTTGGGGATGTCTATGACTTTCCAGTGCTCTCTAAGGAAAACGCGACATTAGCCTATGTACATGTTGCACCTAACAAACGCTGGCAACTTGTTGTTAAAGATCTTAGCCACGATACAACTAAAATTGTTTATTTACCCAAGTCACATCAATACCTTTCGGGGTTAACTTGGTCTCATGATGATGACAAGCTGTACTTTATTTCTGGAGTTGCAGGCCACTTAGCGGTAATGCGTTATGATGTGACGAGTAAAATACTTGAGGCCTTACCTGCGAGTGCTAAACCGCTTGAGCAAATTATTACTTATTCACAGCAGATACTGGTGAGCTATGCGACCCCTGAGGGTGTTAAGGTTAACAAAATAATTGCTCCGGCTTGGCGCACCGTGAGCGTGTTGGAGCAAGTGGATGAGGCGGAGCGAAAAGAGCTGCACCCCCACCAATTACCTGTGGCTAAGATAGATCAAACCGCGCAGCCCAGTTCTGATTATTCTGTGTTCGAACAGTCTTATTCTGTTGCCTTATCTGGCGCATTTAATAGCGCCTCTTTTGATAGTTTGGGCGTGGCATTAAAAGGGCAGGATGTGCTGCGCCGACTTGCTTGGCAGTTTGGAGCCGAGAAAAGTATCAATAATGGCGCGTTGATGGGCGCATTTGCCCAACTTGAATATCGTCATGAAAACTGGAAAACGACGTTTGATGCTGGATATCAAGAGCTAGAAGCGGATAAGCAGTCTCACTCGCCACAAACAAATACCTCGAATGAAAGTAGTTTTAAGCAATTTTCCTTGTCATCTAGCTATCGTTTTGGTGACGCATTGAATTACCTTGCTCCCGAATTGGGTGTTATTCGTGTGCAACATAGTGAAAAAACATGGAGCGGTGGGCGTTATGGCTTTAACGCTCGTACATTATGGGATACGCAGCAGCATGGTGTAGTACTGCAAACCTCTGCAGCTCAGTGGTTAGGTGAATTAGATGGATTTGATTACCAGGTGAGCCTGTTTGCTAAAGCATGGCAAATTCCATTCTATGCATCGGTCGATAGCCGCTACAGCAGCGAATTGCCACTAGCTGTGGGTGGTAGAGCGCTTACCAGCACTAGTATTAGTAATGGTTTACACATCGTTAGCGAACCTATGTTGCCACATCTATTTGCAACGGGAAGCCGCTATTTAGGCTATGAATTTGCAACTTCATGGCAGCAGGGAAAACCTAAGTTATTTTATAAGCAGCATCAGTTAGATGGAGAAGTGATTGGACAAAATTACGGTATTAAGATGCGCTTACCTTTGTCTCGAGTGATATTAGGCAAGGCCACTGATTTTGCTCCTGCAGGATTAACCGATCTACAGTTTAGTGCTGGAGTGGGCCGCGTAGAGGGGCATAATTTGACGAATGAAAACCGTGTTTGGTTTAGTGTTTGGTATGAGTTGTAG